The sequence AACCTGTTAAAGAGTTTGTAAAAAAATACAATATATCCTATCCCGTTGTCATGGGAAATGAACAGGTAACAAATTCTTACGGTGGAATAAGAGGAATACCAACCACATTTGTAATAGATGGCGAAGGGAATATTTACAAAAAATATATAGGGTACACAGAAGGACAGGTTTTTGAACAAGACATACTTGCTCTTCTAAAAAAGTAGCTCTGAAATAAATTGTTGTTTAGCTTTCTGCGTTGGAAACATCAATTTGTTTTCAATAAACAAATTGCCTATTTAGTCGTCTGGTTATTATTCTCAGTTTTTTCAGGCTCTAAAATCGTTATAACATAGTGCTCAGGATCAATATATTTCTTAGCTGTTTTAATAATATCATCTTTTGTAACTGCGAGAATTTTTCCAGCATAGCGAGTATAATTGTCATACCCCAATCCAAGCGCCTCATCGCTGCCGCTAACTGAAGCCCTTGCTTTTCTTTTCTGAAGACCTATCTCAAAGTTCCCAATAAGAGCCTTTTTAGATCGTTCTATTTCTTCCTCTGTTATATCTCCGCTTAAAACTCTTTTTAATTCCTCAAGGATGCCGGAGACAGCCTTTTCTCTGTTATCAGGTTTTGTTGCAATATATACACCAAAAACACCGCTGTAGCGGTAGGGTCTGAAAAAAGATGTTACAGAATATGCAAGGCTTTGTTTATCGCGAAGCTCTATAAAGAGTCTTCCTCCCTGGCCTGCTAAAATTGAATCAAGGACCTCCATGTCATATGCATCATCTTCCAGAACTGATGGCCCGTAAAATCCCAAAATAATGTGAGCTTGTTCCCTGTTTTTATTGATAATGCTTTTTTTTATTTCGCTTAGCCTTGGAAAAGAAACTACCTTCTCGATTTTTTCTGTTTTTCCGGTTTTCCAGGAACTTAATCTTTGTTCCATTATCTTCACTATATCTTCTGATTTTACATCACCTACCACTGATATAATAAGGTTGTCTGCTTTAACTGTTTCATTGTAATAATTTATCAGACCTTCTCTCGAAAATTTCTCTACGGTTTCTTTTGTGCCTAGTATGTCATGACCATAAGGGTTATCGCCAAAGAGACTTTTGCTGAATAATGTAAAAACATAGCGGGTCAGATTATCTTCTTTATTCTTTATATGGGAAAGAATTTCCGTCCGTTTTTTCTCAATGGAATCGCCTGGAAAATCAGGATGCTCTAATACATTAAAAAATATATCCACCCCATTGTCTAAATACTTGGATAAAAAGTTCAGAGAAATACCTGACAGGTCACGCCCTGAGAAATCAGACAGATTCCCTGCAATATTATCTACCTCTTCAGCTATTTGAATTGAGGATTTCCCTCCGGCGCCCATTGGAAGCATTTCAAACGTGAAATTCATTATGCCTTCATCTCCTGTTTTTTCCACATTTGTGCCTCCCGCAAAAGTGGCCTGAATGGCTACAACAGGAACTTCGTGGTCTTCTTCAATTATAAGAACAGTGCCATTTGACAATACATTCTCTGTAAGATGACGTCCTTTTATATCTGTTTTTTCCTCATGATTGATAGTTACCGCAGACGTTTCTTGAACTGTAGACTTATGAGCATTATTGTAAAGCGCCTTGATTTTTTCCTCATTGAAATCAATTTTTGAGTCTGTTGGCAGAAGCATTATGAGGCTCATATTGTTTAGTGTGAGATATTTTTCAGCAGCTTTTCTGATATCCTCAGGAAGCGATCTTCTTATTTTTTCAAGATATTTTTCTTCGAAATTCACATCTCCTGTAAGCGTAACGTAGTTGCCAAGATTCTGCGCCATACCATCAACAGTTTCAAGCGTATAAATAGTGCTGCTCTCAATTGAGAGTTTTGCGCGAGACATCTCTTCTCCGGTGGCATTCTGTGCAACCAAATTCTTGATTTCAGAAAACACAATATTTAATGCCTCTTCAACTTTATCAGGCTCCGCAGACAAACTTACGAGAAAAAGCCCGGGGTCCTGCGGCGTCATGGAGTAGGAATAGACAGAATTGACAATCTGGTTTTCAAGTTTAAGTTTCTTATAAAGCCGTGAGCTGTCTCCATCACCCAAAATTGATGCCAGAAGATCGATATCAGGAACATCCGATGATTTGACTCCTGGTATATGAAATCCGATTTTGACCTGCGCCTGTTTTACATCTTTTCTCAGGAGTTTAAATCTCATATTTTCCTGCTCAGGCTCTGAAAAGGATTCTGTTGCTGGAAGCGGGTTTGGATTAAAATTATTAAATGCTTTTTCTATTTCAGCCATTGCCTTATTGCTGTCGATATCTCCGACAACTATTAAGGTCATATTCTCAGGAACATACCATTTTTTATAATACCCCATGAGAGTTTCGCGCGATACTGATTCAACAGTCTTCTGGTAACCTATCACAGGATTCCTGTATGTGTGTTTGCTGTAAGCAGTCATGAAAAGATCATCATATGTGCTTCTTTCAGGCTCATCATCTCCCATTCTTATTTCTTCAAGAATCACTTTCTTCTCCTTTTCCAGCTCTGAAGAATCGAGACTTGAATTCATGATTGTATCTGAGATTATATCAAGACCGCTGCTAAAAAAACGGCTTGCAATAGTAAGGTAATAAACTGTCACATCTTTCGATGTAAAAGCATTTATTGTTCCGCCTGCACTGTCTATTTCTTTGGCAATTTCACCCACTTTTCTCTTTTCAGTTCCCTTAAAGAGCATATGCTCAAGCATATGGGAAAGCCCCAGGGTTTTTTCATCCTCATTTCTGCTACCTGTTTTTACCCACATATTAAAAGCAATTACAGGTGCTGAATGCGATTCCCTGATTATTACTTTTAACCCGTTATCCAAAGTCTTTTCTTCCATCTTCATCCCGTCTTTATAAGGTAAATTACTGCAAGCACTGAGCAAAGTAATTATACTAACCATAAAATAAATTAATTTCCCATGTTTTTTCATTTTTTTTCCCTCTTTGTTCATTTTGTGAATTTTAATACATTAAGGCTTTGGCCTTTGTCAAGAATCAAGACTTTGAATATGCCTGGCTAACACTATTAAAAGATTGACATCAAGAAGTTCATCTTTTAGAGATATATCATAATTGTTAAAGGAGGATGGTTAATTGGCAAAGTTTACTCATTTCGATGAAAAAGGAGCATCCCGGATGGTTGACGTTTCTTTGAAAGAGCCAACCCTGAGGACAGCAAAGGCTCGTGGAAAAATCATTCTTGGTTCAATTGCTTACGAGATGGTAAAAAACAAAAAAATTGCAAAGGGAGATGTCCTGGAAGTGGCAAGGCTTGCCGGGATTATGGGAGCAAAAAAAACATCTGATTTAATTCCTCTTTGCCATCCAATTAAAATTACATCTGTAACAATAGATTATGAATTTAATGATAAAGAGAGGGGGCTTTATATTAAATCTACCGTTAAAGCAAAAGATTATACAGGGGTTGAAATGGAAGCGCTTGCTGCTGTATCGATTGCAGCTCTGACTGTTTATGATATGTGTAAAGCTGCAGATAAGGCAATGGAGATTCGCGAAATTATGCTTGTTGAAAAAACCGGAGGGAAAAGCGGAACATTTAAAAGAACTTTCTGATGAAAAAGATACTATCTGACACTAGCAAATATCTGTGTTGAAAAATTTGTTTTCGCATTGTAGTTTCTCATAATTGTCTACTTTAAATTTTAATCTTCCCTATTGTCTTGACAGACAGAATAAAACAACTATTACAAACTTTGTTTATGTCAATAAATAATAAAATCAAAGGATGCCGGAAACGCCCATGATTGATGTGACAAACGGAAATCTTACCAAGCCTCTTCTTAAACTTGCAATTCCATTTATTATGGCCATGCTCGTTGAAACAGTAATGAATCTGACAAATATGTTTTTTGTAAGCAGGCTTGGTTCCGAGGCAATTGCTGCCGTAGCATTCTGCGGAACATTGCTAATGCTTACAGCGACTATTATAGAAGGGATGTCAAGCGCAGTACTTGCTATTGTTTCAAGAAGAGTAGGAGAAGGGGATCGCAATGGCGCAAACGAGGTCACAATACATACCATAATTATCTGTATTGTAACGTCTTTAGTTATAAGTATCGCAGGCTATTATGCAGCAGCGCCTCTTATGAGAGTTCTTGGAGCTACACCTTCAGTATTTCAATTCGGGATTCATTATACGCAGATATCTTTTTTAGGGATATTCTCCATGTTCTTTCTTTTTACTATCCAAGCCATAATGAGAGGTGCCGGCGAGCCAATATATCCTGTAGCCATATTGGCAAGCTCGGCGCTTTTGAATATAATTTTTGATCCGCTGTTAATATTCGGAATAGGGCCTTTCCCGAAGCTTGGTGTAAGCGGTGCTGCAATAGCAACTGTATTGGCGAGAACTCTCGCTTCATCTGCCGGTTTATTTATCCTTTTTAAAGGAAAAACCTATATAAAGCCCACGTTTACAAATCTTAAATTAAAAAATGACATTTTTATCAATATTATTAGAATTGCCTTTCCTGCAATGGGGAGGATGAGCCTTACTTCTATCTCAAGAATTGCCCTTATGAAGATAGTTTCAATTTTCGGGACTTCAGCCATAGCGGCTTATGGCATAAGCCTCCGGTTTGATATGGTTGCATTCCTTCCTGGCTTGGGTTTTGCCGCAGCAACTTCCACTGTTGTAGGGCAAAATTTGGGAGCAAAAAAACCTGAAAGAGCAGAAAAAGTTACTAAAATAGCCCTTTATTGCAATTTCATAGTCGCAGGTTTTTTAGCAGCTGTCTTTCTATTATTCGCCGGGGAAATAGTCTCCGTATTTGACAAGAGTACCGAAGTTTTAAGCATGGGAAAGATGTATATTTACATAGTGGCGCCAACGTATCTCTTCATGTCTGCAAGACTTGTATTCAACGGATCACTCCGTGGCGCAGGTGACACTTTTTCATCAATGATAATTTCCCTTATTTCCCTTTTTGTAATTCAGATACCGATAGCATATATCCTCGCAAATTATACTCCGCTAAGTATGAATGGTGTTTGGATATCTCTTGCTTCAGTTAATATTTTCGAAGCTATAATGCTTGGTTATTGGTTCCAGAAGGGAAATTGGAAGACTATTATTTTTTAGCCTTCCTGTTTTTTTTCCTTTAATGCCCTGTCAATTGAATCCCAGAAGCGCATAAAAAGAGGGACAAATCTTGGATATGATAAAGGTTCACGGCCTGCTATTTTCCTGATCTTTGAAAGGAGCGAGGTAGGTTCGCTTCTACCTTCGATTTTATCAATTATATCTTCCCGCAATTGCGCAATATCATAGGAGCTGTTTGTAATGTCCTTAAGCATATCGCCGAGTTCTTTTTCTGTAGACAATCTATCCTCCCTTCGCATGTTGATAATTATTCTATATAAAAAATTATAATTCTTCTAATTACAACACCATTCTGATATTTTTTACAAATAACTTCAACCAAACTATTCTCATGAAAATATTTGTCACAGGTGGAACCGGATTCATAGGAAGGCACCTTATTTCGAGGTTTTTAGACGAGGGCTTTTATGTTTCAACAATGGCCAGAAAGGGCTCCGAACATAAACTTGCCCAATCAAAGAGACTAAATATCATTACAGGAGATATTACCGAGTCCCACAGCCTTGAAGGCATTTTATCAGGAGTTAACATTGTTATCCATCTGACAGGAATTCTCCGTGAGTTTGTAAAAGATGGCATAACTTTTGAAAAGGCACATTTTAATTCACTCTTAAACACAGCTTCAGAGGCAAAAAAAAACGGGGTAAGTCGCTTCATATTTGTAAGTGCAGAGGGAGCATCGCCTGGCTCATTTGTAAAATATCTTAGAAGCAAATTCATATGTGAAGAATATTTGAAGACTTTTGGATTTGATTACACCATAATAAGAGCTCCGCTTGTCTACGGCCCTTATGACAGGGCAACTGCTAATTTTATTAATCTGGTGAGAAAGAGCTCTTTTATCCCGCTGATTGGAACTAAAGATGCTAAAATATCACCTCTGTTTGTGGATGATCTTATAACTGCTATAATAGCGCTCGTTAAAGACGGAAATGTTGGATGCGGCACCTTTGATATGAAAGGGAAAGACTTAATCTCGTACAGGGAAATGATTACAATAATTGCAAATATAATGAATAAAAAGATTCATTTTTTCTCTATTCCTTTTGGCGCTGTGAAAATTACAACGAGATTGCTGGAAAATTTCAGAAATTATCCGCTCTGTTATGACCAGATTCTAATGATGGAAGAAAAATTGGAAAAGGGAGAGGATTTTTCAAAATATATTAATATTCAGCCTACGACCTATTGTGATGGAGTAAGGAAAACTATAGAGATTATGGGTATTTTATGAAAAAAAAGAGTTTCCTCATAGGTTTTATTATAAGTGCATTTTTTATATATCTGGCAGTTAACAAAGTTGATTATGGAGCCCTTAAGGAATCTCTGGTAAATTGTAATTATCTTTATCTCATTCCAATGGTTGCTCTTAGTGTTCTCCTTCAGCTCTGCAAGGCTTACAGATGGAAACTTATTATAACACCGGTAAAGAAGATTCGACTTTCATTAATCTATTATCTTCACTGTATAGGGTTTATGGGAATAAACATTCTACCTTTCAGGCTTGGAGAGTTCTTAAG is a genomic window of Candidatus Schekmanbacteria bacterium containing:
- the moaC gene encoding cyclic pyranopterin monophosphate synthase MoaC, yielding MAKFTHFDEKGASRMVDVSLKEPTLRTAKARGKIILGSIAYEMVKNKKIAKGDVLEVARLAGIMGAKKTSDLIPLCHPIKITSVTIDYEFNDKERGLYIKSTVKAKDYTGVEMEALAAVSIAALTVYDMCKAADKAMEIREIMLVEKTGGKSGTFKRTF
- a CDS encoding MATE family efflux transporter, with product MIDVTNGNLTKPLLKLAIPFIMAMLVETVMNLTNMFFVSRLGSEAIAAVAFCGTLLMLTATIIEGMSSAVLAIVSRRVGEGDRNGANEVTIHTIIICIVTSLVISIAGYYAAAPLMRVLGATPSVFQFGIHYTQISFLGIFSMFFLFTIQAIMRGAGEPIYPVAILASSALLNIIFDPLLIFGIGPFPKLGVSGAAIATVLARTLASSAGLFILFKGKTYIKPTFTNLKLKNDIFINIIRIAFPAMGRMSLTSISRIALMKIVSIFGTSAIAAYGISLRFDMVAFLPGLGFAAATSTVVGQNLGAKKPERAEKVTKIALYCNFIVAGFLAAVFLLFAGEIVSVFDKSTEVLSMGKMYIYIVAPTYLFMSARLVFNGSLRGAGDTFSSMIISLISLFVIQIPIAYILANYTPLSMNGVWISLASVNIFEAIMLGYWFQKGNWKTIIF
- a CDS encoding NAD-dependent epimerase/dehydratase family protein codes for the protein MKIFVTGGTGFIGRHLISRFLDEGFYVSTMARKGSEHKLAQSKRLNIITGDITESHSLEGILSGVNIVIHLTGILREFVKDGITFEKAHFNSLLNTASEAKKNGVSRFIFVSAEGASPGSFVKYLRSKFICEEYLKTFGFDYTIIRAPLVYGPYDRATANFINLVRKSSFIPLIGTKDAKISPLFVDDLITAIIALVKDGNVGCGTFDMKGKDLISYREMITIIANIMNKKIHFFSIPFGAVKITTRLLENFRNYPLCYDQILMMEEKLEKGEDFSKYINIQPTTYCDGVRKTIEIMGIL
- a CDS encoding insulinase family protein; protein product: MKKHGKLIYFMVSIITLLSACSNLPYKDGMKMEEKTLDNGLKVIIRESHSAPVIAFNMWVKTGSRNEDEKTLGLSHMLEHMLFKGTEKRKVGEIAKEIDSAGGTINAFTSKDVTVYYLTIASRFFSSGLDIISDTIMNSSLDSSELEKEKKVILEEIRMGDDEPERSTYDDLFMTAYSKHTYRNPVIGYQKTVESVSRETLMGYYKKWYVPENMTLIVVGDIDSNKAMAEIEKAFNNFNPNPLPATESFSEPEQENMRFKLLRKDVKQAQVKIGFHIPGVKSSDVPDIDLLASILGDGDSSRLYKKLKLENQIVNSVYSYSMTPQDPGLFLVSLSAEPDKVEEALNIVFSEIKNLVAQNATGEEMSRAKLSIESSTIYTLETVDGMAQNLGNYVTLTGDVNFEEKYLEKIRRSLPEDIRKAAEKYLTLNNMSLIMLLPTDSKIDFNEEKIKALYNNAHKSTVQETSAVTINHEEKTDIKGRHLTENVLSNGTVLIIEEDHEVPVVAIQATFAGGTNVEKTGDEGIMNFTFEMLPMGAGGKSSIQIAEEVDNIAGNLSDFSGRDLSGISLNFLSKYLDNGVDIFFNVLEHPDFPGDSIEKKRTEILSHIKNKEDNLTRYVFTLFSKSLFGDNPYGHDILGTKETVEKFSREGLINYYNETVKADNLIISVVGDVKSEDIVKIMEQRLSSWKTGKTEKIEKVVSFPRLSEIKKSIINKNREQAHIILGFYGPSVLEDDAYDMEVLDSILAGQGGRLFIELRDKQSLAYSVTSFFRPYRYSGVFGVYIATKPDNREKAVSGILEELKRVLSGDITEEEIERSKKALIGNFEIGLQKRKARASVSGSDEALGLGYDNYTRYAGKILAVTKDDIIKTAKKYIDPEHYVITILEPEKTENNNQTTK